A genomic region of Persephonella marina EX-H1 contains the following coding sequences:
- a CDS encoding YbaB/EbfC family nucleoid-associated protein encodes MFNLGNLGEMMKMMKSMQENIEKAKEELRKEEIVVEVGGGMVKVILNGLGEIKDVLIDKTLLTEDNHEILQDLLVAAFNEANRRTKEVMGEKMTQAAGLPSNIPGLGNLF; translated from the coding sequence ATGTTTAACCTTGGAAATTTAGGCGAGATGATGAAGATGATGAAATCAATGCAGGAGAACATAGAAAAGGCTAAGGAGGAGCTGAGAAAAGAGGAGATAGTTGTAGAGGTTGGAGGTGGAATGGTTAAGGTTATACTTAACGGTCTTGGTGAGATAAAGGATGTTCTCATAGATAAAACACTCCTGACAGAAGATAACCATGAGATACTACAGGATCTTTTAGTTGCTGCATTTAATGAGGCAAACAGAAGGACTAAAGAGGTTATGGGAGAGAAGATGACACAGGCTGCGGGGCTTCCATCAAACATTCCAGGGCTGGGTAATCTGTTTTGA
- a CDS encoding 2-oxoacid:acceptor oxidoreductase family protein → MATATDKAMREIRWHGRGGQGTVTAAKMLASAAIIRGKHGQAMPEFGLERSGTPVKVSTRISDHIINTRAPVEHPEIVIITDPSLMFTIKDIIKAGTDENTVFIVNTNFPPDKVRKILDIPKNELWIVDASKIALEEFGRNIPNTAVLGAVAKATGIVDLDALKQEIEEAFSASSKLRALIPQNLKALERGYNEVYKAD, encoded by the coding sequence ATGGCAACCGCTACAGACAAAGCTATGAGAGAGATCAGATGGCATGGAAGAGGTGGGCAGGGAACTGTTACAGCTGCAAAAATGCTTGCATCTGCAGCTATTATAAGAGGTAAACACGGTCAGGCTATGCCAGAGTTTGGTCTGGAAAGATCAGGAACACCTGTTAAGGTATCCACAAGAATAAGTGATCATATAATCAATACAAGGGCTCCTGTTGAACATCCTGAGATCGTTATAATAACAGATCCTTCTCTTATGTTTACTATAAAGGATATAATAAAAGCTGGAACTGATGAGAACACAGTTTTTATCGTAAATACAAACTTCCCACCAGACAAAGTGAGAAAGATACTTGATATACCAAAAAATGAACTGTGGATAGTTGACGCTTCAAAGATCGCCCTTGAGGAGTTCGGAAGAAACATACCAAACACAGCTGTTTTAGGTGCTGTTGCAAAGGCAACAGGAATCGTTGATCTAGACGCCCTAAAACAGGAGATTGAAGAGGCATTCTCAGCAAGCTCAAAACTGAGAGCACTTATTCCACAGAACCTGAAAGCGCTTGAGAGAGGATACAACGAGGTTTACAAGGCAGATTAA
- the purC gene encoding phosphoribosylaminoimidazolesuccinocarboxamide synthase, giving the protein MEKREKLYEGKAKIIYATDEPDKVIAYYKDSATAFDAIKKATIEGKGVLNNKIASFFFQLLNEKGIPTHFIKQISDREMLIYKVDIIPVEVVVRNIAAGSIVKRLGIPEKKEFDPPLVEFYLKNDELHDPIICEQHIYAMDLAKPEEVQKMKELALKVNDVLREFMREQGIILVDFKLEFGRKDGQIILADEISPDTCRFWDAKTGEKLDKDRFRFDLGDLIEGYTKILEKIQKKEGE; this is encoded by the coding sequence ATGGAAAAAAGAGAAAAGCTTTACGAAGGAAAAGCTAAGATCATATACGCAACTGATGAGCCTGATAAGGTTATAGCTTACTATAAAGATTCAGCAACAGCTTTTGATGCTATAAAAAAGGCAACGATTGAAGGAAAGGGTGTTCTCAACAACAAAATAGCATCTTTCTTCTTTCAGCTTCTCAATGAGAAAGGTATTCCTACACATTTCATAAAACAGATCTCAGACAGGGAGATGCTCATTTATAAGGTTGATATAATACCTGTTGAGGTTGTTGTAAGAAATATCGCTGCTGGAAGTATTGTTAAAAGACTGGGCATACCCGAGAAAAAGGAGTTTGATCCCCCACTTGTTGAGTTTTATCTTAAAAATGATGAGCTCCACGACCCTATAATATGTGAACAGCATATTTACGCTATGGATCTTGCAAAGCCTGAGGAAGTTCAGAAGATGAAGGAGCTTGCTCTCAAGGTAAATGATGTTCTAAGAGAGTTTATGAGAGAACAGGGGATTATTCTTGTAGATTTCAAACTTGAGTTTGGAAGAAAAGACGGACAGATAATTCTTGCAGATGAGATATCACCTGACACATGCAGATTCTGGGATGCAAAAACAGGTGAGAAATTAGACAAAGACAGATTCAGGTTTGATCTTGGAGATCTTATAGAAGGATATACAAAGATCCTTGAAAAGATACAGAAGAAAGAAGGAGAGTAA
- a CDS encoding tetratricopeptide repeat protein: protein MKKRKVSLTPEQKKDIPVKEVPIKEDVDLEFEYKIYMLFDKLKKYKLFIIAGFVAFILLIIGFVYLKSEREKLLNEASGVVYDIRASYIDKKYDKADNLIKKFKERYSDTPYLKLVLAYELLIQKEKNNVSEDKIKEVEKHINSEQIRSGLKEFYAYTLHSKGKNKEALTVLDQIDQKYYNYISALLLKGFILKKEGKNPEDIFRQITELSKYNYFKKIAEENL, encoded by the coding sequence ATGAAGAAGAGAAAAGTATCCCTCACTCCTGAACAGAAAAAAGATATTCCTGTAAAAGAGGTACCTATAAAAGAAGATGTTGACCTTGAGTTTGAATACAAGATATATATGCTTTTTGACAAACTGAAAAAGTACAAACTGTTTATAATTGCCGGTTTTGTAGCCTTTATACTCCTTATAATAGGTTTTGTTTATCTAAAATCAGAAAGGGAAAAACTGTTAAATGAGGCTTCAGGCGTTGTTTATGACATAAGGGCTTCCTATATTGATAAAAAGTATGATAAAGCAGATAATCTTATTAAAAAGTTCAAGGAGAGATACTCAGACACTCCATATCTCAAGTTAGTCCTTGCATACGAACTTCTGATTCAGAAAGAGAAAAATAACGTATCGGAAGATAAGATAAAAGAAGTAGAAAAACATATAAACTCAGAACAGATCAGATCTGGCCTTAAAGAGTTTTATGCATATACTTTACATTCAAAAGGTAAGAACAAAGAGGCTCTGACTGTTTTAGATCAGATAGACCAGAAGTATTACAACTATATATCAGCTTTACTTCTAAAGGGATTCATACTTAAAAAAGAAGGTAAAAACCCGGAGGATATATTCAGACAGATAACAGAACTTTCAAAGTACAACTACTTTAAAAAGATAGCTGAAGAAAATCTTTAA
- the galU gene encoding UTP--glucose-1-phosphate uridylyltransferase GalU, which yields MLQVKKAVIPVAGFGTRFLPATKATPKEMMPIVDKPIIQYIVEEAVKSGIDTIIFVTGRHKRAIEDHFDYAPELEYTLEKSGKDEYVNIIREISDMANFVYIRQKEQLGLGHAILTAQHVIGNEPFAVLLGDELIINEEQPGIKQLIEVYQKFGKSVLGTTEVPKEETYKYGIVEGTEIEDGIKLVNYLVEKPEPEEAPSTSAIIGRYILTPNIFDALKRTPFGKGGELQLTDALMTLRKEEAVYAKDIEGIRHDTGNKLGYIKAIIDFALEREDTKDFIKQLIISKAKELQ from the coding sequence ATGCTCCAGGTTAAAAAAGCTGTAATACCTGTTGCAGGATTTGGAACAAGGTTTCTCCCTGCAACCAAGGCAACACCTAAAGAAATGATGCCAATCGTTGATAAGCCTATCATACAGTATATCGTTGAAGAGGCTGTAAAATCAGGGATAGACACAATAATCTTTGTTACAGGAAGGCACAAAAGGGCTATTGAGGATCATTTTGATTACGCCCCTGAACTTGAGTACACACTTGAGAAATCAGGAAAGGATGAGTATGTGAATATTATCAGAGAGATAAGTGATATGGCAAACTTCGTTTATATAAGACAGAAAGAACAGCTTGGACTTGGACATGCTATCCTGACAGCACAGCATGTTATAGGAAATGAACCTTTCGCCGTTCTTCTCGGAGATGAGCTTATAATAAATGAAGAACAGCCTGGAATAAAACAGCTCATAGAGGTTTACCAGAAATTTGGTAAATCTGTCCTTGGAACAACAGAGGTTCCAAAGGAAGAGACATACAAGTACGGGATCGTTGAAGGAACGGAGATAGAGGATGGAATTAAGCTGGTTAACTACCTTGTTGAGAAACCTGAACCTGAAGAGGCACCATCCACATCAGCTATCATAGGGAGATACATACTGACACCAAACATATTTGATGCTCTCAAAAGAACACCATTTGGTAAAGGAGGAGAGCTCCAGCTTACTGACGCTCTTATGACTTTAAGAAAGGAAGAGGCTGTTTATGCAAAGGATATAGAAGGGATAAGGCATGATACAGGAAATAAGTTAGGTTATATAAAAGCTATAATAGACTTTGCCCTTGAAAGGGAAGACACAAAAGATTTTATAAAACAGCTTATCATCTCAAAAGCTAAAGAACTCCAGTAA
- a CDS encoding thiamine pyrophosphate-dependent enzyme: MAKKRPIALLSELASHKETFGGDMPIAPGHRMCIGCGIPPIVNEILLAINKPVIVSNATGCLEVTTGVYPVTAWNVPWIHVNFQSAATVITGVESAYKVLKKKGVLPEDLDIEFVAFGGDGGTYDIGFQSLSASVERGHNFLYVCYNNEGYQNTGYQKSSATPIGAYTKTTPVGKERVGKQEPRKDLTMIMAAHGIPYVAQASPHIFRDLTRKTKKAMTFKGPKFINVLEPCTLSWRFSPDDTMRLAKLAVETRYWPVYEVIHGKYWKVNIKPKRPKPIEEYIAAQPRWKHVLKYPEVLERIQKEIDEKWNLLLHLEEMSKKLAEDEGIDYEELFKVPED, encoded by the coding sequence ATGGCAAAAAAGAGACCTATAGCACTACTTTCAGAACTTGCATCACATAAAGAGACTTTTGGCGGTGATATGCCAATAGCACCGGGACACAGAATGTGTATCGGTTGCGGTATCCCACCTATTGTAAATGAGATACTACTTGCGATAAACAAACCTGTTATCGTTTCAAACGCAACTGGCTGTCTTGAGGTTACAACAGGTGTTTACCCTGTTACTGCATGGAACGTTCCGTGGATTCATGTTAACTTCCAGTCTGCTGCAACTGTTATAACAGGGGTTGAATCAGCATACAAGGTTCTAAAGAAAAAAGGAGTACTACCGGAAGATCTAGATATTGAGTTTGTAGCATTTGGTGGAGACGGAGGAACATACGACATAGGATTTCAGTCTCTATCTGCATCTGTGGAAAGAGGTCACAACTTCCTCTATGTATGCTACAACAACGAAGGTTACCAGAACACAGGTTACCAGAAGTCCTCAGCAACACCTATAGGTGCATACACAAAAACAACACCTGTAGGTAAAGAAAGGGTTGGAAAACAGGAGCCAAGAAAGGATCTTACCATGATCATGGCGGCTCACGGAATCCCTTACGTTGCCCAGGCTTCCCCTCATATATTCAGAGATCTTACAAGAAAAACAAAAAAAGCTATGACATTCAAAGGACCTAAATTTATAAATGTACTTGAGCCGTGTACACTTTCATGGAGATTCTCTCCAGATGATACAATGAGGCTGGCCAAGCTTGCTGTTGAAACAAGATACTGGCCTGTTTACGAGGTTATCCATGGAAAGTACTGGAAAGTTAATATAAAACCAAAAAGACCTAAGCCTATAGAGGAGTATATAGCTGCACAGCCTAGATGGAAGCATGTTCTCAAGTATCCTGAAGTACTGGAAAGAATACAGAAAGAGATAGATGAAAAGTGGAACCTACTTCTCCACCTTGAGGAGATGTCCAAAAAGTTAGCTGAAGATGAAGGTATAGATTACGAGGAGCTTTTCAAAGTTCCTGAAGATTAA
- a CDS encoding tetratricopeptide repeat protein, with the protein MSDRIDMLKKALEKDPENPLGLYGLGMEYMKMGNFEDAIVYLKKYLSVYDDQGAGYRALAQCYVKLGDIEKAIEAYERGIEQAKKYKHASMEKEFSQEIEILKGKIGKN; encoded by the coding sequence ATGTCAGATAGAATAGATATGCTGAAAAAAGCTTTAGAAAAAGATCCTGAAAATCCACTTGGACTTTACGGACTTGGTATGGAGTATATGAAAATGGGAAATTTTGAGGATGCTATAGTCTATCTGAAAAAGTATCTTTCCGTTTATGATGATCAGGGGGCAGGTTACAGAGCACTTGCCCAGTGCTATGTAAAGCTTGGAGATATAGAAAAAGCCATTGAGGCTTATGAGAGAGGTATAGAACAGGCAAAAAAATACAAACATGCCTCAATGGAAAAAGAGTTCAGTCAGGAGATAGAGATACTTAAAGGTAAGATAGGAAAAAATTGA
- a CDS encoding 4Fe-4S binding protein — translation MSYELKPWHEIPIGSIVTEAGSSKINHTGSWRMLRPVLHTDKCTHCLICWIFCPDDSIPVTPQERFETDFEYCKGCGICATECPYDALEMVPEMEIKLKELEELG, via the coding sequence ATGAGTTACGAACTTAAACCATGGCATGAGATACCTATAGGTTCAATAGTTACAGAAGCAGGATCCAGTAAGATAAATCACACAGGATCATGGAGAATGCTCAGACCTGTTTTACATACAGATAAATGTACACACTGCCTTATCTGCTGGATCTTCTGTCCTGACGACTCAATTCCTGTAACACCTCAGGAGAGATTTGAGACGGATTTTGAGTACTGTAAAGGATGTGGAATATGTGCTACAGAATGTCCTTACGATGCTCTTGAGATGGTTCCAGAAATGGAAATCAAACTAAAAGAACTTGAAGAATTAGGCTAA
- the recR gene encoding recombination mediator RecR, giving the protein MKDIDIIPSTLKEAVEKISELPGYGEKSAKRFAVNLLDMPRGEAIQIIKTLFDMLEKIHPCSECGLYTEEEICSICSSEERDRSVICVVEETFDAFAIEKTGKFKGVYHVIGGRLSPLEGITAEDLNIEKLVERVDKNGVKEIILATNPTVEGEATASYIHNLLKDRDVIISRIAYGLPFGAVLENADDFTLSKALEHKTII; this is encoded by the coding sequence TTGAAAGATATAGATATCATACCGTCAACTTTAAAAGAGGCTGTAGAGAAGATATCTGAGCTTCCAGGTTATGGTGAGAAATCGGCAAAAAGGTTTGCCGTAAACCTTCTTGATATGCCCCGTGGTGAGGCTATCCAGATAATTAAAACACTGTTTGATATGCTTGAGAAGATACATCCATGTTCTGAGTGCGGCCTTTACACAGAAGAGGAGATCTGCAGTATATGCTCATCTGAGGAAAGGGACAGATCAGTTATATGTGTTGTTGAGGAGACATTTGATGCATTTGCTATAGAAAAAACAGGGAAGTTTAAAGGGGTCTACCATGTTATAGGCGGCAGATTATCACCCCTTGAAGGTATTACAGCTGAAGATCTGAATATTGAAAAGCTTGTTGAAAGGGTAGACAAAAACGGTGTAAAGGAGATCATCCTTGCAACAAACCCAACAGTTGAGGGAGAAGCAACAGCATCATATATACACAATCTGCTAAAGGACAGGGATGTTATCATCTCCCGTATAGCCTATGGTCTTCCTTTTGGTGCTGTCTTAGAAAATGCAGACGATTTCACACTTTCAAAAGCCCTGGAACACAAAACTATCATCTGA
- a CDS encoding glycosyltransferase family 9 protein, with protein MKKVLLIRFSSLGDVILSTSVLRPLYEAGYTVDFLTFKPFDQIFKKDYRVKDVLSPEKRELKGLSILKFREKISDYDIIIDLHRNLRSSVLTYSKRTVRYRKNSIKRRLYIYPIFRKFIKDKFNVVTAYTETLERLGIRCSDCRPEVILTEEEKNKVKEYLPDKFIVIGTGARYKNKIYKNYDRVSEILIKKGFNVVLVGSSEDRKNDKNVYPEKVIDLRGKLSIRESLSVISIAFLTISNDSAVAHMSRAVGTPVSVVYGATHPYFGFAPLPDEGVYIIKGIPCQPCDLHGKKECKKGNTECLDIPPELIVEKSLSTVK; from the coding sequence TTGAAAAAGGTTCTTTTAATCAGATTTTCTTCACTTGGTGATGTTATCCTGTCTACCTCTGTATTGAGGCCACTGTACGAAGCCGGGTATACTGTGGACTTTTTAACATTTAAACCATTTGATCAGATATTTAAAAAAGACTACAGAGTGAAAGATGTTCTTTCCCCTGAAAAAAGGGAGCTTAAAGGACTTTCTATCTTAAAATTCAGAGAAAAAATAAGTGATTACGATATCATAATTGATCTTCACAGAAATCTAAGATCTTCAGTTCTTACATACTCAAAGAGAACGGTCAGATACAGAAAAAACAGCATAAAAAGAAGGCTTTACATATATCCCATATTCAGAAAATTTATAAAAGATAAGTTTAATGTAGTAACAGCGTACACTGAGACTTTAGAAAGGTTAGGGATAAGATGCTCAGACTGCAGACCTGAGGTTATACTGACTGAGGAGGAGAAGAACAAGGTTAAAGAATACCTGCCAGATAAATTTATCGTTATCGGAACAGGAGCAAGGTACAAAAATAAGATATACAAAAATTATGACAGGGTTTCTGAGATACTGATAAAAAAAGGTTTTAATGTTGTTCTTGTAGGATCTTCTGAAGACAGGAAAAATGATAAAAATGTATATCCAGAAAAAGTTATAGATCTGAGGGGAAAGCTATCAATACGGGAGAGTCTTTCAGTGATATCCATTGCTTTTCTTACAATAAGCAATGACTCTGCAGTAGCCCATATGTCAAGGGCTGTAGGTACACCTGTATCTGTAGTGTACGGTGCAACACATCCATACTTTGGATTTGCCCCTCTTCCAGATGAGGGAGTTTATATAATTAAAGGTATTCCATGTCAGCCATGTGATCTCCACGGAAAAAAGGAATGTAAAAAAGGAAACACAGAATGTCTTGATATCCCTCCTGAGCTAATTGTTGAGAAAAGTCTCTCAACTGTAAAATAG
- the porA gene encoding 2-ketoisovalerate ferredoxin oxidoreductase subunit alpha — MAQTKVVALTGNQAAAEAMRQINFDIAAVYPISPQTELMGFFAEYVANGEVDTEMIAVDGEHSAMATCIGAAAAGARTITASAGPGIAYMVENLYVASGMRVPIVLLDVNRALSAPLSIHCDHADSMLTRDTGWISIFCENAQEAYHSIIMSVKISEKAMFPIIVNYDGYIVSHSIEDVEILDDETVRNFVGPSDIHRIPHPLLDIKNPVTYGATAQPDYYTECKYQQHVDFLKVYDVVREVFEEFGQIVGRKYDFIEEYKTEDAEYIGISMGSSFGTLKDTVDTLREQGKKVGAIKIRLYRPFPVKEIAKALSNAKGVAVLDRADSFDGIGGPLFKDVASALLGTTNRPFVHNFIYGLGGREVLEEDFIKAFNRLERLEKGIETRENFVEYLQVRE, encoded by the coding sequence ATGGCTCAAACAAAAGTTGTTGCTTTAACAGGTAACCAGGCTGCTGCAGAGGCTATGAGACAGATAAACTTTGATATTGCAGCAGTTTATCCTATATCACCACAGACAGAACTTATGGGATTTTTTGCAGAGTACGTTGCAAACGGTGAAGTTGACACAGAGATGATAGCTGTTGATGGTGAGCACTCAGCTATGGCCACATGTATAGGGGCAGCTGCTGCAGGTGCAAGAACGATAACAGCATCAGCTGGACCGGGTATAGCCTATATGGTTGAAAACCTTTATGTCGCATCTGGAATGAGGGTCCCTATAGTATTACTTGATGTTAACAGAGCTCTTTCTGCACCTCTCTCAATCCACTGTGACCATGCAGACTCAATGCTTACAAGGGATACAGGCTGGATCTCAATATTCTGTGAAAACGCACAGGAAGCGTACCACTCAATCATCATGTCAGTTAAGATATCTGAAAAGGCTATGTTCCCGATAATAGTTAACTATGATGGATATATAGTTTCACACTCTATTGAGGATGTTGAGATACTTGATGATGAGACTGTAAGAAACTTTGTTGGACCTTCTGATATACACAGAATTCCTCACCCACTTTTAGATATCAAAAATCCTGTAACATACGGAGCCACAGCACAACCTGACTACTACACAGAGTGTAAATACCAGCAGCATGTTGACTTTCTAAAGGTTTACGATGTTGTTAGAGAGGTTTTTGAGGAGTTTGGACAGATAGTAGGAAGGAAGTATGACTTTATAGAGGAGTATAAAACTGAGGATGCTGAGTATATAGGAATTTCAATGGGATCTTCATTTGGAACACTTAAAGATACTGTAGATACATTAAGAGAACAGGGTAAAAAGGTTGGAGCAATAAAAATCAGACTCTACAGACCTTTCCCTGTAAAAGAGATCGCAAAGGCTCTCTCCAATGCAAAAGGTGTTGCTGTTTTAGATAGAGCCGACTCATTTGATGGTATTGGCGGTCCTTTATTCAAGGATGTTGCATCTGCATTACTTGGAACAACAAATAGACCTTTTGTTCACAACTTTATATACGGCTTAGGTGGAAGAGAGGTTCTTGAAGAGGACTTTATAAAGGCATTTAACAGGCTTGAACGCCTTGAGAAAGGCATAGAAACGAGAGAAAACTTTGTTGAATACTTACAAGTGAGGGAGTAA